The following are encoded together in the Salvia hispanica cultivar TCC Black 2014 chromosome 6, UniMelb_Shisp_WGS_1.0, whole genome shotgun sequence genome:
- the LOC125196048 gene encoding proteasome assembly chaperone 4-like, with amino-acid sequence MEEVKTENNDCQSDGVQLTCFSEESDGDVLLHFQIIRLQKQIYVWIGCNSASFGHLYAALPTRPSNAVGVTSLIGGSSDNTGSGIARRLVLKTGLNVVLACNLPKNNPMLEASAEKKLLQKLISLGYTKPQI; translated from the exons ATGGAGGAAGTTAAGACTGAGAATAATGACTGCCAGAGCGATGGTGTTCAACTCACTTGCTTTTCTGAGGAATCAGACGGCGACGTTTTACTCCACTTTCAGATTATTCGTCTTCAAAAACag ATTTATGTATGGATTGGTTGCAACTCTGCTAGCTTCGGACATCTGTATGCAGCTCTTCCCACACGACCA AGCAATGCAGTTGGTGTGACTTCTCTAATTGGGGGGTCTTCTGATAATACAGGTTCTGGTATTGCACGTCGATTAG TTCTCAAGACTGGCCTTAATGTTGTTCTTGCTTGTAATTTACCAAAGAATAACCCCATGCTCGAG GCAAGTGCTGAGAAAAAGCTACTGCAAAAGCTTATTAGTCTAGGATACACAAAGCCACAAATCTGA